In Terriglobales bacterium, the genomic stretch GAAAGTCTGCCCGATCTCCGGTCCCGGCAGTCTGTCAGCCTCCGAACGTGAACGTCGTGGCCGTGAAATCATCGCAGCGAGCGGTGCCGACACGGTCGAACATTTCAATAAGGTGGTCAAGCAGCAACCTGCGACTGTGCTCACGTTCAAGGAGCAGGCGCAGCGCTGGATTGATCACCGTCGCAACCGGAAACGCAAACCCGTCTCTTCCGGCACAATCGAAGACGACGAGAGAACTCTCCGGAACTGGATCAACCCTCACATCGGAGACTGCCCGGTGGGTGATGTGAACAATAGCGTGCTGAAGAAGCTTGTGTCGATCATGTCGAAGGCAGGTTTGTCTCCGAAGACGATCGAGAATTACCTCGACGTTCCGAAGGCAGTCGTCACTTCGGTCGTAGATAACGACGGCAACCAAGTGTATCCGCGCAAGTGGAACAACGATTTCATCGATATGCCCATCGTCGATCCGTCAAGGCAGAACCGGCCATCTTTCTCCGCTGAGATTATGACCGGACTTGCCAATTACCGTCACCCTCGTGAACAGATGCTTTTCGTTCTCGCCGGTGCGGCGGGACTCCGTATCGGGGAGGCGCTCGGGATTGAAATCGACAAGCACTTGTCGGCTGACTGCTCGACAATCAGCGTCAAGCAAAAGGCTCGGCGAGGTCGCGTGGAAGATCGCCTGAAAACTGCGAGCGCGTATCGTCTGGTCGA encodes the following:
- a CDS encoding site-specific integrase — encoded protein: MSRRKGQTGHIEKSGKWWVVRWWMDVPGQEERKLKRAKVCPISGPGSLSASERERRGREIIAASGADTVEHFNKVVKQQPATVLTFKEQAQRWIDHRRNRKRKPVSSGTIEDDERTLRNWINPHIGDCPVGDVNNSVLKKLVSIMSKAGLSPKTIENYLDVPKAVVTSVVDNDGNQVYPRKWNNDFIDMPIVDPSRQNRPSFSAEIMTGLANYRHPREQMLFVLAGAAGLRIGEALGIEIDKHLSADCSTISVKQKARRGRVEDRLKTASAYRLVELDPAVANLLKGYIDTRTSGFLFQTRNGTPLSLTNVLRDHLHLALKELGYVNPHTGDHKAGTHAFRRFRNTYLKNETTCPKGLRDYWLGHAGNSMDDLYDMVKDNAAFRKQKAAEYGVGFELPASIVPNVPKNRVKVKRAKAA